Proteins co-encoded in one Juglans regia cultivar Chandler chromosome 16, Walnut 2.0, whole genome shotgun sequence genomic window:
- the LOC108995732 gene encoding uncharacterized protein LOC108995732, giving the protein MDPCSFVRILVGNLAVKFPVASKPSFSVVHPSTSPCFCKIKLDKFLTQYSTVPLVAQESQTNSHDCSLAASFTLNKTHIDKLLEKGRNPVVQIAVYLGRRGTTCGFNSGKLLGKVAVEVDLRAVETRASNIHQGWVAIGGNEKKGSSAQFYVSVRTEPDPRFVFQFDGEPECSPQVFQVHGDVRQPVFSCKFGFKNMNDRNMQSWPSSSEPSTSRNWLTGSHTEKDQTEKQRKGWHITIHDLSGSAVAVASMVTPFVPSRGSHSVSQSSPGAWLILRPEDGAWNPWGRLEAWRERGCSDAVGYRFELFTCTDAATTLAADSISSRKGGKFSIDRTFGISNTPGHTPNGSCDLGSGSRSRRGSSSGSGSGLEIGYGPLSPPVYRGFVMSSTVEGAGKCSKPEVELGVRHVTCAEDAATYVALAAAMDLSMDACGLFSKKLRKELRQQ; this is encoded by the exons ATGGATCCGTGCTCTTTTGTGCGGATCCTCGTTGGCAACCTTGCCGTCAAGTTTCCCGTAGCTTCCAAGCCTTCCTTCTCCGTCGTCCATCCCTCAACGTCCCCGTGCTTCTGCAAGATTAAGCTCGATAAATTCCTCACCCAGTACAGTACTGTGCCTTTGGTCGCCCAAGAAAGCCAAACCAACTCCCACGATTGCTCCCTGGCCGCTTCCTTCACTCTGAACAAGACCCACATCGACAAACTTCTGGAGAAGGGGAGGAACCCGGTCGTGCAGATTGCGGTCTATCTGGGGCGAAGAGGGACCACGTGTGGCTTCAACAGTGGGAAGCTGTTGGGGAAGGTCGCGGTGGAGGTGGATTTGCGCGCGGTGGAGACAAGGGCTAGTAATATTCACCAAGGTTGGGTTGCCATCGGAGGGAACGAGAAGAAGGGTTCGTCGGCCCAGTTTTACGTTAGCGTTAGGACCGAGCCCGATCCAAGATTTGTGTTCCAGTTCGATGGAGAGCCAGAGTGCAGTCCTCAGGTTTTTCAGGTCCATGGAGATGTTAGGCAGCCGGTGTTTTCTTGCAAGTTCGGTTTCAAGAACATGAACGATCGGAATATGCAATCTTG gccATCGTCGAGCGAACCAAGCACTTCAAGAAATTGGTTAACGGGTTCTCACACTGAAAAGGACCAAACAGAAAAACAGCGGAAGGGATGGCACATAACCATTCACGACCTCTCAGGCTCGGCGGTCGCCGTGGCCTCCATGGTCACTCCGTTCGTACCATCCCGTGGCTCCCACAGCGTCAGCCAATCTAGTCCCGGCGCTTGGCTCATCCTTCGCCCCGAGGACGGGGCCTGGAACCCGTGGGGCCGCCTCGAGGCGTGGCGCGAGCGTGGCTGCTCTGATGCCGTCGGCTACCGCTTCGAGCTCTTCACCTGCACCGACGCTGCCACCACGCTCGCTGCCGACTCAATCAGCTCCAGGAAAGGCGGGAAATTCAGCATAGACAGAACCTTCGGCATCAGCAACACCCCAGGGCACACCCCCAACGGAAGCTGCGATCTTGGATCCGGGTCAAGATCCAGACGCGGTTCGAGCTCCGGTTCAGGATCGGGGTTAGAAATCGGGTATGGACCATTGTCGCCCCCAGTGTACAGAGGGTTTGTGATGTCTTCAACGGTGGAGGGAGCGGGAAAGTGCAGCAAACCGGAGGTGGAGCTGGGCGTAAGGCACGTGACATGCGCGGAGGACGCGGCGACTTACGTGGCATTGGCAGCAGCCATGGATCTGAGCATGGACGCTTGCGGGTTATTCTCGAAGAAGCTGCGGAAGGAGCTAAGGCAACAGTAG
- the LOC108995737 gene encoding dentin sialophosphoprotein: MIKRSPSRNHRSKGIKVKHVLQICLLLGVCFWLIYQVKHSHDKKKEFDEKDAKLSVKTQSGTELLKLGRKDIHPHLEEVPEIEKHVEEEEEETGGEEEENKHDEEEQEEEENKHEEKEQDEEENKHEVEDQEEEENKSEEIERGAGDDEMDENDQEKLDGDADHDEELLDEEKEGEEENKESERNESDNKASQLETSLEDQDHDGGNHEAREEHYKGDDASSAVTHDAQTIISEAGKLSSGNSIEISEMNILGQENKSKGTQETDTDKNNPTIKVVESEIDSNGTSLNAITIEQKGNNGSSNSVDGLVENSTTIAQSTDQPEASNDTTLVSKEVSNNSDEVSTDRNNSTDTGIGTSDFSQQNGTVNISDSAHAQNITADLSSVQTFEIEQNGNSTSVSGSNQSDINSTVSIKIEKADAGAIELSTSSNTTESSLSEKITTETEDGSVSSTSKENTDATKNKADGKSELGRTNESSDNSSRDEVPDVVEHNPVDASNSHIALDEKLNTDLDKMPEIRTEGENSKAVAAE; the protein is encoded by the coding sequence ATGATCAAGCGATCACCAAGCAGAAACCACAGATCCAAAGGCATCAAGGTGAAGCATGTTCTGCAAATTTGTCTATTGCTTGGTGTATGCTTCTGGTTAATCTACCAAGTCAAGCATTCCCATGATAAAAAGAAGGAGTTCGATGAGAAAGATGCTAAACTCTCAGTCAAGACACAAAGTGGCACTGAGCTTCTTAAATTGGGGAGGAAAGATATCCATCCTCATTTGGAAGAAGTACCTGAGATAGAGAAGCAtgtggaagaagaggaagaagaaactggaggagaagaagaagaaaacaaacatgatgaagaagagcaagaagaagaagaaaacaagcaTGAAGAAAAAGAGCAAGATGAAGAGGAGAACAAGCATGAAGTAGAAGATCAAGAGGAAGAGGAAAACAAGAGCGAAGAGATAGAAAGAGGAGCAGGAGATGATGAGATGGATGAAAATGATCAAGAGAAATTAGATGGGGATGCTGATCATGATGAGGAATTGCTAGATGAGGAGAAAGAGGGAGAAGAGGAAAACAAGGAGAGTGAGAGGAATGAGAGTGATAACAAAGCAAGTCAATTAGAAACTTCTTTGGAGGATCAGGATCATGATGGAGGTAATCATGAGGCACGAGAGGAACATTACAAGGGAGATGATGCTTCCAGTGCAGTGACCCATGACGCCCAGACTATCATCTCAGAGGCTGGTAAATTAAGTTCAGGGAACTCAATTGAGATATCTGAAATGAATATCTTAGGTCAGGAGAACAAATCCAAAGGCACTCAGGAAACTGATACTGATAAAAACAATCCAACAATAAAGGTGGTAGAAAGTGAAATTGATAGCAATGGCACTTCTCTGAATGCAATTACTATCGAACAGAAGGGAAATAATGGTTCTTCCAACTCTGTGGATGGCTTAGTTGAAAATTCTACTACGATAGCCCAATCTACTGATCAGCCTGAAGCAAGCAATGACACAACTCTGGTGAGTAAGGAAGTCAGCAATAACTCAGATGAAGTAAGTACTGATAGGAATAACTCAACAGATACAGGTATAGGCACTTCTGATTTTTCCCAGCAGAATGGGACAGTGAATATATCTGATTCGGCTCATGCCCAAAATATAACAGCGGACCTCTCGAGTGTGCAGACCTTCGAAATCGAACAGAATGGTAACTCTACCTCGGTTTCTGGGAGCAATCAATCTGACATTAATTCAACGGTttcaattaaaattgaaaaagcaGATGCTGGTGCCATAGAATTATCTACTTCATCTAATACTACGGAGTCTTCTCTATCAGAAAAGATCACAACTGAAACAGAAGATGGCTCTGTGTCTTCAACTTCAAAGGAAAATACTGATGCTACAAAGAACAAGGCAGATGGAAAGAGTGAATTAGGTCGAACCAATGAAAGCTCAGACAATTCCTCCAGAGATGAAGTTCCGGATGTTGTTGAACACAACCCTGTTGATGCTTCTAATTCACATATCGCTctagatgaaaaattaaacacggatCTGGATAAGATGCCGGAGATAAGAACTGAAGGAGAGAACAGCAAAGCCGTTGCCGCAGAGTGA